GTCTGTGAGTGTGGACACCTCTGTACCCCTGAATTCCAATGCGGTTCAGCTCTTGGCATATTCTGGGGTTCATGGCTTCTTTTCTCTTCGGGGTCTATTTCctgttgcctcagtttcccaggtaGAAAAAAGGAACGTATATATTTGCTTAAGGTAGGGAGAACTGGAGACACTGAGGCAGGGCTGATAgtcaaaatatttagtaatatatattctccttcttctttcttcctcctcctcttcctccttctccttcttgttttttgttttttgttgttttgttttgttttgttttaagacaagatctcactatgttgcccaggctggtctaaAATAGCTGGGACAACGAGTCTGTGCCACCATAGCCCAGCTATTTAGTAATTTATAAAGCCTTAACACCAGGTTCTCTGCCCCAGCACTCTGACTAGCATTAACTTTTCCCCCCCAGAAACACAGACAAgggtttatttaggaaaacagagACACATTCAAGGGAGAGTGTGGGCTATCTCCAGAGGAAGAGACGGCTAgcattaactttttatttgtggAATGTGGAGAAGTTGAGAGGACCTGAGAGAGAGATCGGGGCGATCAGGGTAGCAAGAAGGCATTTGAGGTGCTCAGGGTAATGGTTCTTTACCAAACAGTTCAGACGCATTACAATATAGTTTTCAATCAGTGGGGCCATATTGGTGTATATTGGTGCTTATTGGACCTGCATAAAAGGTCCAGCTGTcccccctgccacacacacagcTGACTCTAATCCCACTTCAGACTGTGGCCTCCCTTCCTCACCATCCCTGTGTCCTCAAACCTTCTTGCCCTgtcccagccccagctctgggtGGTGCTAATGATGCAGAAGATTGCTGCCTGTCTGTGACCCAGCGCCCCATCCCTGGGAACATCGTGAAAGCCTTTCGCTACCTCCTCCTCAAGGATGGCTGCAGGGTGCCTGCTGTTGTGTGAGTTGTGGGGAGAGTGTCTAGTCCCATTCTCCCATTGGCTTCTAGTGATACCCCCACCTTCTTATCCCTCTTTTCCTGGCAAATCCCAACTCCTTCAAGGAAACCCCTGGAAGTTTCCCAGACATGGTCCAGCCTTTGCCCTTCACACCAGAGCCTTCCAGGAATCTGGGTTCCAGGGATCCCCCTCATTCTTTTTGATCTCTGACTCCAGGTTCACCACACTGAGAGGCCACCAGCTCTGTGCACCCCCAGACCAGCCTTGGGTGGACCGCATCATCCGGAGACTGAAAAAGTCCTCTACCAAGGCAAGTTTGTCCTCCCCAACCCTACCTCCAACCTCCAAACCCCTGTTCAAGATTCCATCCAGCCCATGactctgtctctccttcctctcccagagCAAGCGCCACGGCAGTTAGACCATGACAGTACCAGAGGAAGCCTAGTGTCTAAGTGAAGGGATGGGACTCTCCCTGGCCTGGGGAACCAAAGACCAGAAGGGAAGACCAGGCTTCCAGTTGCTCTGCACCAGACCTGACCCAACCAGGACAGGGCCTTGAGTGTCtttgtgagtgtgagtgtgtgagtgagagGGTGAGTGTGGTAAGATCACAGCCTCTTTATGCCCAGACTGCAATGTTTCCAATAAAGCCACTTAGCACCCACTGATTGgtctgtttgttttctgtttgctcTTCACCCAGAAGGACAGAataggaagggaagagagggacagAATCTATTTTCCACCTTACGGCCTGAGCAATCTCTTCATCAACCCCCACCTAACACCCTGATGATCTCAGGATCAGTCCCTATAATTAGGGCCCCATCTCCTGTCTCTTCAATGCCTATCACACTCAAGTTCAGCCACACTCAACTTGTGTCAGTCCCTGGACAAGTCAAGTGGCTTGGGCCTGCCCATCTTTGCTCTTCAAGATAGGTGTTCAAGCCCCCAGGTGTCTCAGGGATTAGGTGTTAGTGGAAGAAAGGAGTAGGGCAGAGGACTTAGTTCTAATGCCTGAGAAAAAGTGTCTGTAGCCCATCCTATTCCCTCTTGCacatccttctctctcctctgtcccctggCTTCCCATCAGGGTCCGGATGTTTCTTTCTCCAAGAAGCCTTTCCTGTCTCCAGGCTGGGTTTCGTAACTTCACTCCCTCACAACCTTTCCCCACAGCATCTATCACACTGACCAATATTTGCTATATTTGTCCATCCTCCTGGGCAAGGATCAAGTCTAGTTTGGTTTCCAATGCACCACCTGGCACAAGGtagttactcaataaatattggtttagagaataaataaatatatgatgaaaGGCTCAGAAGCCATGGGTGAAGGCCCCATCTGTCCATACAGAATCTGATCTCCAGACCAGCCCTCCTCTCTAACTCAGTCAGTCTAAGCAAGGTCCAGTCTATTCTGAGCAATCCTGGGGCCATCCCTCTTAGGGACACTGAATGAAAGAACTGGGAGTCATAGGTCAGAGATGAGAAAGAGGCCCTATGTTAAAAGAAGGAGCAACCAGGGAAGCTCAAGGAGCCAGGGAGTCTCAGGGAAAGAGTCTTAGGTCTGAAGAATAAAAAGCCCTGGGGTTCTTATAACATCCCATAGGAATGTCTGTGAGGAGTACACTCTGGGCTTCACAAGTCCCTCAGAGAAGCTTGCTGATTTCCAGACTATAGCCTTTAAAGACCTGTACAGTCAAGAATGAAAAGTCTGAGCCtggagtggtggcacacaactataatcccagtggctcaggaggctgaggcaggaggatcatgagttcaaagcccatctcagcaaaagtgaagccctgagcaactcagtgaaaccttgtctctaaataaaatacaaaatagggctggggatgtggctcagtgcctctgagtttgataccccatgccaaaaaaaaaaaaagaatggcaagTCTGTGTGCTGAGGTCCAATGGCAGCTAGGAGACCACATTGAATATCTTTCCTGGAAAGACAAGTCATCATGATACAAGATTCAACTCAGCCAGAAACAAAACCAGGTCTAGGCAGGCCTTGGAAGGGGAGCAATGGCAAGGGGGTTGTGCCAGGCCCTCCTCACTGAGATGAAAGTATGACAGCTTCTTCATCAACTCTGCTCCCATGGCAGGTGTTAAAAACCTCAGGTATCTGAGGTCTCCAAGTCACAAGGGCTGGGAGAGATGGGAATCATTTTCAAGAACAGTTGTTATGACTGGAAAATTTGGCTCTGATGCCTGGGAGaaattattcatccattcatgcatCCATGCATCCATGCTTTCAGCTGTCTCGGCATCCATACACCTACCCACCCATACACTTACATcaagccagccaaccatggagtGCCCTGCACCCCATAGGGAGAGAATAAACACATATGTAAGGGCAACGCATTGCCTCAAATCCTTCTCAAGTGCCACTGAAACAAAAGGAAGTCAGCCTACCTCAAAAGCAGACACAAACCCTCCTTCTGCATCCTCAGGTGAACACAGAGGGGGGAAGTAAGGGTAGGCGTTCTGAGGAAGGTGCTACCAGGACAGAGGTCCCTAGACACTACCTCCATGGCACTGTCACTGGGAGGTCCAATATCTCTGCCCCGTCACTATATGACATGAGGCAAGTTCCTTCAACCCACCATGggtttcagttttcccatctgtcaGATGACAAagaagggttttctttttcttttatttattttttcttttacttttttttttttttttttttttgcagtacagggagattaactcaggggcactccatccaccactgagttttattttcccccgttttcatttttattttgagacagggtctcactaagttgctgagggtctccctaaatcccccaggctgacctcaaacttgtgaacgtCCTACATTGGGCTcccaagttactaggattacaggcatgcactaccatgcccaggagggagcttgatttttttttttttttttaagttatagatggacaaaatgcctttattttgtttatttatttttaatgtgttgctgaggatcgaacccagtgactctcACACttacgcaagcactctaccactgagccacaaccccagacccaggatcttaatttttgaaagttgTTCCAAACAAAGACTTGTCTCCTGAATCTTTGGATTTCAAACTAAACCCCCAGCATTTACCCAGGCTCCCCCAAAGTCAGGTATATCCAGAAATTTCCCCCCTTCTTGGGTTACCTGGGGCCTTTTTCTGGGAACAAAGGGGAGACTGAGTTTGTTAgccagcttttcattactgtgaccaaaatacctgacaagaacaatttacaggaacaaaagtttattctgggctcacagtttcagaggtttcagtccattattagtcaactccattgctctgggcctaaatatgaagcagaacatcatggcagaagtgtgtgatGGAGTAAAGCTGCTGAGTtcatggcagttgggaagcagGGCAACAGAGGAACCAGGGACTAGATACagcccaagggcacacccccagtgatctacttcctccagtcctGCCCCacttacctacagttaccacccagtccattcaaattattaattcatgaaATGGATTAATTTTCTGATGAGGTTACAGACCTCAAGACCTAATCAGTGCCTAAAAGTCTGTCCTCTAAACTTGCTGGGTTGGAGACCATGCTTTTAAAACATAAGCTTTTCAGggtccaaatcataacactgaggctcaggaagagagaaaataatctaGGAGCTAGTGAAGTGCCTTAGATTGAACAGTCTCCACTTGACCCTGGAACcctttaaaataaagaatctgAAGGAAGTCTTGGAGGGTGGACACCCCACAAGGAGCAGGCATATAGCCCTTCCCCATCCCTTCTCTGGTCATTACATTACATTCTAGCTTTCTCCCCCTACCCCTCTATTTCCCACCTCTCAACCATACCAACCCCTCTTGGGCACTGAGTCTTATCCCCTTTTCTCCCTGCCAGGTGCATAAATCCAGCAATCTGAGGCTTGACCCCTCCTCCTTAAACATTCTCAGTACTGTGACTCCATCTAATCAACATCTGTGTCCTGTTGCGCTGCCATTCACTAATGAATGTTACGTCTTCATTTATCACAAGTTTTACCTGCCTACCTCTGACAATGATGAGGCCGCTAGCTCTCTGGCAGGACTGTGGACTCCTAGCTCTCCAAGCAGATAGAGAGGCTTTGTTGCCTGCCTCTAAATAGACCCCTTCCACTCTAGGGCACATGACACTATAGTTCAAGGCCTTTAGCTGAAAATCTCCTACCCTAAAGGTCTATGGTCCCTGCAGCTTATATCTCACCTAGAGTACCTGACATCCCTACTCAGGGAGCTCCTTTTTGGACCAAAAGCTCACTGTCCTAACTGTTAAGATAGCTGCAGGGAAAAAGATTGAGGCTTGTTCATTTTCAGTGCCAATGCTGCTCTGCACAGCAGTTGTCACAGAATAAGCCCAAATACACATTTGATTAGCACGAAAAGGAATTGAATATGGCCCCTTTCTACCATGCCCACACAGGCCTGGAGCACATCCAGTTCTCAAGACACTTGGGGCCGTCTCTGTGCGTGGCTGAGTATTTGGTCAGAGCCAGCTCCATACGGTTTTGATCATGTTTTGATCATCTCATGTTCAACTTCTCGGCAAGCTCCCACCCTGCGTCACCCCTTCTTCTAGCCTCCGGGAAATTCAGGAACAGCCAGAAAATCTTGGAAATAACAGTCTCAGAAAGGAGCAGATCTTCAAAGTGGAGCAGATCCAAAAGCTCCACTAAAACAATATGCAGGCTCTTTTCTGGTCAGAGAACTTCCTAGATGGCCCCTGAGACTTTGTCCACATGGATGGACATGTCTCTGTGGTACTAGCTAACTCACTAATGCTTCCTAAGTACTGGGAACTAGTGTTAGTACTGTTACCATTCTTATGTTGCAGGTGAGAAAACTAAGGTACAGAGGTGAAGTAATTGCCCAGGCTAGACAGCTAGGAAAATGTCAAAACTGGGGTTCTTACTGGGTAGTTTGGCTCCAGAATACTATTACTAAATAGGCCACACCTTTGAGCTGACCCACCTCctaaataaaaatggagacaaCAGCGCAGTCAGGACTGAACAAGTTCCTTGGGGAATAGAGAAAACCACTACTTTGGTTAACCATGTGCTAGTTTCCAAGTTGAATCCTTCATTTGCACTGTATCATTTTATTCCCAAATGACATTATGAGTTGGGGACCATTACTATCATTTTATGTATAAGGAAATTAAAGCACAGAGAGGTAGAATGACCGCCTGATCCACACCAGTTAAGTGGcaaagctgggattacaggccatgCCTACCTGACCAGTAGCACTCGAAGTGAGAGTTGAGGGGGCTGGAGTGTCTAGCTGGCTTGCTAGGAAAACTTGGCTTGCTAGGAATAgctggagaaataaaaaattttttaaaaaattaaaaaaaacaagaggggAAGCCAATAGCCCCAAATAGGACTCTAATACTTGAACTCAGACACAGAGATGCCCCCTGAAGGGGAGCCTGTCCAGCAGAAGGCAAGTGaatgaccctatctcaaatttaaaaaaaaaaaaattggggggccggttatgtggctcagtggtgaaggaggagaaagagaagaaaaagaaggaagaaaagtgagaggaggaggggaaggaggaatggaaggaggaagatgaggaggaggaagtgagacCAGAAGGGACACATATTCCCTATCTCTTGTCATGTGATGCTCTGCAGTAGCTCAGGATTCTGGCAGTAAGAAGACCATTGCCAGATGTGGCCCCTCGGCCTTAGAccagaactatgagccaaaataaacctcttttcttcataattagAAAGTGTGTGGTACCATGTTATtaccaacagaaaaatggactaGGAGACCACCTCTTTTCATCATGTCCAagaatttgaaatgtatttttcaaaacaggaagtcatatatatttttaatgtaataagtTATTAGCTTGATTTATAACTGTTAAATATTTAGATcaaggggctgggagtgtagctcagtggtagagtgtatgcTTAGTTTTCACCAAAGAAgcaagtaagtaaataagtaaatatttagaTGGCAGGCTTCCATTTGTACTGTTGCCCCAAACCCCACAAATATTAGGCGGTAAGCCTGCCAGATGCCACTTCTGGAATCACAGCTGTAGCTACCCCTGTAAAATGGACATCAGTTCAGCTATTACTCCTACTACCACCAAAATGGGTTCTCTGACATCCCATTGACATCACTGCTAGCTTCCTACTCACAGTCTTTGAAAGGAACTTATGATTAGCAAAGCCTAGTTCATGTGTCTGAGTCCTAGCtgcaaagagggctggggagattaGTATGTGACCTTTGGGGATTCTATGATGCAAACAAACTCAACCAGTAATCAAGACTAATATAATAGGAAATCTCTCAAACACAGAAAGGGGTTAAGTTAGAGCAcagtgaaggaaaaaaagtatCTCTAGAGTCCACCCTATGACTGCCCAACACCAATATACATTCTTCTTCTCAAACCCTAGACTTAAAAATTTAACAGTATCACCTAACATACTCACCTTTGCCTATAAAACCAGAAAATCTCACTCCTCTCCCAAGTGAGACAACTCAGAGCCTTAGCAATTACCATGTCTCTTAGTCAGCTCAGGCCACCAtaataaaatactgtattttatggATAGatcaaagaacagaaatttattttatcatagttCTAGACacaggaagttcaagatcaaggtgccagcatggTCAGTTTCTGGTGAGGATTCTCTTGCAACCAGCTAACTACCTTCTCACTGTGCAACAGAAAGAACTACCTTTTCTTATAGGACCACACTCCTATTGGATTAGAGTCCCAGCCTTATGACTTCCTTTAACCATAATTACCTCCTTAAGGACTCTAGATTTAGTCACATTGAGGGTTAGGGCTTCATCATATAAATTTGGGGTAAACACAATTTAGTCCAAAGCAACACCTAACTCTAATTCCCCAAGATCACAGAGTGACATTCACTCTCTTTTAGTTTTGTTGTAGTCTTGCATCTCTATTCTGCAACACAAGATAATCACCACCCACACACCTGATTGGTCAGGAGAAGCTAGGTTATGCTGTGATAACAAGTGACACCCAAATGGTAAGTAGCTTAACACAACAAAATTCTATTCCCCATGCATACCAAGTCTGTTGTGGGTCCAGTCGAGTCTCTAACACAGTTGTATTCCATGTGGTGGCTCAACATTCCAAGCTGCTTTGATCTTTTGGCATGTTCCTTCTCCTCAACATATGCTTCCATGATCGTCCCAGTCAGGGAGGACAGCAAGGGGAACGCTTGCTTGAATGTTTTATCCATAAGTGACAAACGCCATTTCCACTCACATTTCTTTAGCCAAAGTGGATCACACAGCCATGCCTAACTTCATGGGGGGCAAACTCCCAAGGGGGGAGAAGTAAATCGGAATCTTGATGGAGGTAGTAATACCACCACAACAACCTACATTCAAGAATGAAACAAATGAGagtgaaagaaaagggaagtcagagcacacacacacacacacacacacacacacacacaactcatttcacaacaagaaagaaaatatgggtaAAATCTTACAGTGCTTAGCACTGAAATTTGTCCTGGGCCTTACCTGGCATTTGCTAGCTAAGCAAGTGTGTTGCTTTTCTACTGCTGCCTAACAAATCACAAATCTAGTGGTTTAAAACGATTCAAATTTATTCTCTTTCAGTCTCTCTGGGTCAGAAGTCGGGGTGCAGGCTGCCTGGTTCTACTGCTCAGGGTCTCACCAGGCTCAcctcaaggtgtcagcagggttgcAATCTCATTTGAGGCTCAGTCTTCTTTCAAACCCAGTGATTGTTGACATCTGTGGTTGTAGGACTGAGGTCCTTGGTTCCCAGAACTGCCTGCTATTCTCTGTCACATAGCCCTCTTCACTCATGGCATTTTGCTTCTTCAAGGCCAACACAATAACATCTGCTATCACTTCTTGTCTCCTACctctatattctttttaaaagtattttcttgaTTAGGCAAGACCCACCAAGGATAATCTCCCTTTCAACTAAACTGAAGTTAACTGATTAGGGACTTATTTTATCtgcaaaattccttcatttttgcCAAATATGAAAACCTAATCACTCAAACTATATCCCATAATATTCACAAGTCAAGGAGTCAAAGGGATTCCCTCCAAGTGAGGAGATTACAGAAAGACTACACACCATGAGGCAGGAACCTTGGAATTGTATGACCAACTTCCTCTATTGTCCAGGATCTTTTTACTTCTCTTTACTTCAGCTAATTGATATTTGATAGCCAAACCTTCACACTCCAGGGATACCAGTCCCTGGTGGTCTGGTCTGATTAAGATTATAGTGGTCTTTGACTACTAGACATGACATCATCAGGAGGTGTCCCAGGAATCACCCCTTTACTCCTCTTCATGACCCCATCATGTAGCTGCATCCGTGTTTCCACTTGATAGTCAAAATCAATCCCTGATAACATGATAAGGTCCTATTCACTCTGTGGCCCAAGAAACACAAGCAGATGTTCATAACTGTAGCCTCAGGTGGTCTCATTTTCCAACTCAAGGAACCACTGTGACCtttcaggggagaaaaaaaaaggacaataagATATTCTGCTTAGcagaaaaaattttcttctcCACCTCCTTCAATATTACCCtgatccaggtgtggtggcacacacatgtaatcccagcaacctaggaggctgaggcaggattgcaagttcaaatctagcctcagcaactaagaagACCCTCaacatcttagcaagaccctgtctcaaaataaaagataaaaagggctggggatgtagctcagtggtgaagcacccctaggtttaatccccagtagcaaaaaaaaaaaaaaaaaaaatcactctgaatGGAGTATTAATGCTATTGTGACCCACTCCAAGCTAGTTCCAGATAATTGTGCAAAACCATGTATGTTCTAGAAGGACATGCCCAACTAAGTTGCTTGTTACTGGATGGTTTTattctttgcttgtgtttttctatttcctgtaatgaacatgttaacttttaaaaaataagttattttaaaaacctggaaaaaaacatataaacTTGGTTCAAAAGTTGACTTGAGTTGGTGGTCATAGGGAACTCTCCCTGAGACCACCAGTATGGACTGAGGGAAAGATGACTATAACTCAAGAGCAGTCATGCTTGGAATAGGAGGCTGCTGTCACCATCAAAACAGATTCCCCATGGTCCCTGCTCTTTTGCATCTCCAGCTCCAATTCACAGTTCTGAGAAGATGCATCCAGATTGGCTGGACCTCCCTAAATAAAAGAGAGGCTGAGAAAGTGAGTAACtgttctatttggtttctgtGTGAGAAGCTTGTACAAATGCTGGTCAGTCTGAAATAATAGTATTGAGCAACAACATAGAACTAAGACAATCTCAAATTCTGTGTatgcaaaatataataaaaaaggttaagaaagataaaaacagGAGATGGCACTGATATCCTTAAAACAGAATGCTTAGGAaatgtctctctttcttttaaacttttatttttttcattaactttttttgacagtgattttaaaaaaaatttatacatgtatatagggtaaaaaTATCTGTCTctatctaccatccttcccatccccaccagccccactcctcccctcacacccctccatacaatccaaagttcctcattcttccctacccaccctgactatggatcagcatccgcttatcagagaaaacaattcagGGGAATGACTTCTTTGAGGAGATGGTATTTAAGCTAATGCCTAAAGGAGATGACATCagtcatgaaagaagaaaaggccAGTAACTGGAGCACAGTGGACAAGGAACGGGAGGTATAAGGTGAGGACAGGGAGGCATGAGTCATATGATTTGAGTCTTTGCAGTCACAGGAAAGGGTGAAGATTTTGTTCAAAGTGCTATGAAAAATTTCAGC
The Sciurus carolinensis chromosome 14, mSciCar1.2, whole genome shotgun sequence DNA segment above includes these coding regions:
- the Ccl19 gene encoding C-C motif chemokine 19 gives rise to the protein MAPRVAPLLALSLLVLWTSPAPALGGANDAEDCCLSVTQRPIPGNIVKAFRYLLLKDGCRVPAVVFTTLRGHQLCAPPDQPWVDRIIRRLKKSSTKSKRHGS